A genomic window from Silene latifolia isolate original U9 population chromosome Y, ASM4854445v1, whole genome shotgun sequence includes:
- the LOC141628754 gene encoding uncharacterized protein LOC141628754 has product MVGQVDLPVNLLEFPLEGFEIIVGVDWLGKYEAKIDCRQKRVSLKGPKGTKVSYRGFVVMPKMKLIALMTLKSCLRKKCPFILCHIWDTRVEEPSSIDIPVVSEFGDVFSDEIPGLSPKRDIDFSVELKPGTGPISKAPYRIGPKELEELKKQLDELLDKGHIRPSVSPWGAPVLFNGMVIAYALRQAKPYEKNYPTHDLELGVVRVKGEQRRPQDGQTKRTIKTLGYMLRACAMEFGGNWEDRMDLIEFSYNNSYHSSIGMTPFDALYDRKCRSLFYWDDSAKAVILGPQMVQDIIDQVHLICQKMKAAQHRQKSYADLHRTDIEFAVSDKVLLKVSPMRGVMRLGKRGKLSQKFIGFYEILDQIGVVTYQLFLPPSLDRVHNVFRVSQL; this is encoded by the exons ATGGTTGGGCAAGTAGACTTACCAGTCaatctgttagagtttcctttggaggggTTTGAGATCATAGTTGGGGttgattggttgggtaagtacgaggctaagatagattgtcggcagaAGAGAGTGTCTTTGAAAGGGCCTAAGGGAACCAAAGTGTCATATAGGGGGTTTGTTGTAATGCCCAAGATGAAACTGATCGCATTGATGACTTTGAAGTCATGTTTGAGAAAGAAGTGTCCTTTTATCCTTTGCCATATATGGGATACTCGGGTGGAAGAGCCATCATCAATAGATATACCAGTGGTTAGTGAGTTCGGGGATGTTTTTTCGGATGAGATACCAGGGTTATCTCCTAAGAGGGACATTGACTTTAGTGTTGAGCttaaaccagggacgggacctaTATCTAAGGCTCCGTACCGCATAggacctaaggagttggaggagttaaAAAAGCAATTGGATGAGTTATTGGACAAGGGGCACATccgacctagtgtatcgccttggggtgcACCAGTTTTGTTC aatgGGATGGTTATCGCCTATGCTTTGAGGCAGGCGAAGCCGTATGAgaagaactatcctactcatgatttggaactgggtgTAGTG AGGGTAAAGGGTGAGCaacggagaccacaag atggccaaacTAAAAGAACTATCAAGACTCTAGGgtatatgttgcgagcttgtgctaTGGAATTTGGTGGGAATTGGGAGGATAGaatggatttgatagagttttcttacaataacagctatcactcTAGTATTGGGATGACGCCTTTTGATGCTTTGTATgacaggaagtgtaggagtctgTTTTATTGGGATGACAGTGCTAAAGCTGTAAtcttaggaccacagatggtgcaaGATATAATTGACCAAGTACACTTGATttgccaaaagatgaaagcagctcaacaTAGACAAAAGAGTTACGCGGATTTGCATCGCACggacattgagtttgcggtaAGTGACAAGGTTCTcttaaaagtgtcacctatgcgaggagtTATGAGGCTTGGCAAGAGaggaaagttgagccagaagttcatcggtTTCTATGAGATTTTAGATCAGATAGGTGTGGTAACCTATCAGCTATTCTTACCACCATCGCTTGATCGGGTCCATAATGTGTTTCGTGTATCACAACTTTGA